From a region of the Sulfuriferula plumbiphila genome:
- the glnA gene encoding glutamate--ammonia ligase: MAVADVMKLVKENDVKFVDFRFTDTRGKEQHVTVPVKQLNEEKFTDGHAFDGSSIAGWKGIQASDMILMPDPDSARMDPFMDESTLLLTCDVIEPSDMKGYDRDPRSIAKRGEAYLKSTGIGDAAYFGPEPEFFVFDSVTWHTDMSGTSVRINSEEAAWSSAEKYEGGNMGHRPGVKGGYFPVPPVDSLQDIRSAMCLALEDMGVPVEVHHHEVATAGQCEIGTLFSTLTKRADWTQTLKYVVQNVAHAYGKTATFMPKPIVGDNGSGMHVHQSIWKDGKNLFAGNGYAGLSETALYYIGGIIKHARALNAITNPGTNSYKRLVPGFEAPVMLAYSAKNRSASIRIPYVASDKARRIEVRFPDPTANPYLAFTAMMMAGLDGIQNKIHPGDAMDKNLYDLPPEEEAKIPKVCHSLEMALEHLDQDREFLTRGGVFSNEMIDAYIELKMEEVTRFRMTTHPVEFEMYYSL; encoded by the coding sequence ATGGCGGTAGCCGACGTAATGAAATTGGTCAAGGAAAACGATGTGAAGTTCGTTGACTTTCGTTTTACCGATACCCGTGGCAAAGAGCAGCATGTAACCGTGCCAGTGAAACAGCTCAACGAAGAAAAGTTCACCGACGGCCACGCCTTTGACGGTTCCTCCATCGCCGGCTGGAAAGGTATCCAGGCCTCCGACATGATCCTGATGCCGGATCCAGACAGCGCCCGCATGGACCCGTTCATGGACGAATCAACACTGCTCCTGACCTGCGACGTGATTGAGCCGAGTGACATGAAAGGCTATGACCGTGACCCGCGTTCCATCGCCAAGCGCGGCGAGGCCTACCTCAAATCCACGGGTATTGGTGACGCTGCCTATTTTGGCCCTGAACCCGAATTCTTCGTTTTCGATTCGGTGACCTGGCATACCGACATGTCCGGCACGTCAGTCAGAATCAATTCCGAAGAGGCTGCCTGGAGCTCTGCCGAAAAGTACGAAGGCGGCAACATGGGCCACCGCCCCGGCGTGAAGGGCGGCTACTTCCCGGTCCCCCCCGTGGACAGCCTGCAGGACATCCGTTCCGCCATGTGCCTGGCGCTCGAGGACATGGGCGTGCCGGTGGAAGTGCACCACCACGAAGTCGCCACTGCCGGCCAGTGCGAAATCGGCACGCTGTTCAGCACTCTGACCAAGCGCGCTGACTGGACCCAGACCCTTAAATACGTGGTGCAAAATGTCGCCCACGCCTATGGCAAAACCGCGACCTTCATGCCCAAGCCCATCGTGGGCGACAACGGTTCAGGCATGCACGTGCACCAGTCCATCTGGAAAGATGGCAAAAACCTGTTCGCGGGCAATGGTTATGCCGGCCTCTCCGAGACCGCGCTGTATTACATCGGCGGCATCATCAAACACGCCAGGGCGCTGAATGCCATCACCAACCCCGGCACCAACTCCTACAAGCGCCTGGTGCCCGGTTTCGAAGCCCCGGTGATGCTGGCCTACTCCGCCAAAAACCGTTCCGCCTCGATTCGCATTCCTTACGTGGCCAGCGATAAAGCGCGTCGCATCGAAGTGCGTTTCCCGGATCCGACCGCGAACCCCTATCTTGCTTTCACGGCGATGATGATGGCCGGCCTGGATGGCATCCAGAACAAGATCCACCCCGGCGATGCGATGGACAAGAACCTGTACGATCTGCCGCCGGAAGAAGAAGCCAAGATTCCGAAAGTGTGCCACTCGCTGGAAATGGCGCTGGAGCACCTGGACCAGGACCGCGAGTTCCTGACGCGTGGCGGCGTGTTCTCCAATGAGATGATTGATGCCTACATCGAGCTGAAAATGGAAGAGGTTACCCGCTTCCGCATGACCACCCACCCGGTGGAATTCGAAATGTACTACTCTTTGTAA
- a CDS encoding DUF4124 domain-containing protein, with the protein MKAALLIIGLIVCLPVHAEIYKYVDESGQVTYTNLPKRGAKRLNLGPVATPAAPARKKEVGAPANFPRVDGSTQRKRDDLRRSVLQDELRTEERNLAEATAAQKAGEVLRSGEQPGSASWRARNDKLRDIVKLHEDNIRALKKELASIK; encoded by the coding sequence ATGAAAGCAGCCCTGCTCATCATCGGCCTTATCGTCTGCCTACCCGTCCACGCAGAAATTTATAAATACGTGGATGAATCCGGACAAGTCACCTACACCAACCTGCCCAAGCGCGGCGCCAAGCGACTTAATCTGGGCCCAGTTGCAACCCCCGCCGCACCTGCGCGCAAAAAAGAAGTAGGCGCGCCGGCCAATTTCCCGCGCGTGGATGGCAGTACCCAGCGCAAGCGCGATGATTTGCGGCGTAGCGTATTGCAGGACGAACTGCGCACTGAAGAGCGCAATCTGGCAGAAGCGACGGCGGCGCAAAAAGCGGGTGAAGTCCTGCGCAGCGGGGAACAGCCAGGCAGTGCAAGCTGGCGTGCGCGCAACGACAAACTGCGCGATATCGTCAAGCTTCACGAAGACAACATCCGTGCCCTGAAAAAAGAGTTGGCCAGCATTAAATAA
- the glnL gene encoding nitrogen regulation protein NR(II) — translation MQVIDSQLMGLELLATAVLALDAAREVCYLNPAAENLLGLSASQAAGMPLDALFNSPTQLHAALDYALSHNASFTEHELVLEVNANRLQVSCTVTPLESAPVAFMLEFHPMDQQLKIARDERMLLQQQANRELIRNLAHEIKNPLGGIRGAAQLLEHELPKETREYTQVIIQESDRLQSLMDRLLTPHRLPQISAVNILEVLERVRSVVLAETPRGLTIRRDYDTSIPDITGDREQLIQATLNIVRNAVQALHGEGEIVLRTRIARQVTLTMKRHPLAVQIQIIDNGPGIPESVRDRIFYPLVSAREGGSGLGLTLAQTFVHQHQGTIEADSRPGHTCFTLLLPLGQNGSKANGL, via the coding sequence ATGCAAGTTATAGACAGCCAGTTGATGGGTCTGGAACTCCTGGCCACCGCGGTGCTGGCGCTGGATGCGGCACGCGAGGTATGCTATCTGAACCCCGCCGCCGAAAATCTGCTGGGCCTTTCCGCCAGCCAGGCCGCAGGCATGCCGCTGGATGCGCTGTTCAACTCCCCGACCCAATTACACGCAGCGCTCGATTATGCGCTCTCGCACAATGCCAGTTTTACCGAGCACGAACTTGTCCTGGAAGTGAACGCCAACCGCCTGCAGGTGAGCTGCACGGTAACCCCGCTGGAAAGTGCACCGGTGGCATTCATGCTTGAGTTCCACCCCATGGATCAACAACTCAAAATCGCCCGCGACGAGCGCATGCTGTTGCAACAGCAGGCCAACCGCGAACTGATCCGCAACCTCGCGCATGAGATCAAAAACCCGCTGGGCGGCATCCGTGGTGCGGCGCAGTTGCTGGAGCACGAGCTGCCCAAAGAAACGCGCGAATATACCCAGGTCATCATCCAGGAGTCCGACCGCCTGCAATCGTTGATGGATCGGCTGCTTACGCCACACCGCTTGCCGCAAATCAGTGCAGTAAACATTCTTGAAGTGCTGGAGCGGGTACGTAGCGTGGTGCTGGCGGAAACCCCGCGCGGGCTCACTATCCGTCGCGACTATGACACCAGCATCCCTGACATTACCGGAGACCGTGAACAGCTTATCCAGGCCACCCTCAATATCGTGCGCAATGCAGTTCAGGCGCTGCACGGCGAGGGCGAAATCGTGCTGCGTACGCGGATTGCACGGCAGGTGACATTGACCATGAAGCGCCACCCGCTGGCGGTGCAAATCCAGATTATTGACAACGGTCCGGGCATCCCGGAATCGGTACGCGACCGGATTTTTTATCCGCTGGTGTCGGCACGCGAAGGCGGCAGTGGTCTTGGCCTGACCCTGGCGCAGACGTTTGTGCACCAGCATCAGGGCACCATCGAGGCGGACAGCCGCCCCGGGCATACCTGCTTTACCCTGCTGTTGCCGCTGGGACAAAACGGCAGCAAGGCTAACGGACTATAA
- the ntrC gene encoding nitrogen regulation protein NR(I): protein MKPVWIIDDDRSIRWVFEKALKREGIPFMSFSSVQEVEAALEKDTPQVVVSDIRMPGASGLDLLQRLKGRYPRLPVIIMTAYSDLESAVAAFQGGAFEYLPKPFDVDHAIELIRRAIDESLREDEAAAPSEAVPEILGQAPAMQEVFRAIGRLSQSHTTVLITGESGSGKELVASALHRHSPRAAKPFIALNTAAIPRDLLESELFGHERGAFTGAQAQRRGRFEQADGGTLFLDEIGDMPPELQTRLLRVLADGQFYRVGGHQPIKVNVRVIAATHQDLETRVKEGLFREDLYHRLNVIRLRLPALRERGEDIPILTRHFLQKTAREQGVEPKKLSDAALKYLGQLAWSGNVRQLENVCHWLTVMAPGQNIDVADLPPELLGAGSLAPTGGNWAQSLAREADAALGRGEVGIIDGLTQEFEKTLITVALKHTGGRRIEAANLLGLGRNTLTRKIQELGLESKDAPAE from the coding sequence ATGAAACCTGTCTGGATTATCGACGACGACCGCTCCATTCGCTGGGTGTTTGAAAAAGCCCTGAAGCGCGAGGGTATTCCGTTTATGAGCTTCTCCTCGGTGCAGGAGGTCGAAGCCGCACTGGAAAAGGACACCCCGCAGGTGGTGGTGAGCGACATCCGTATGCCGGGCGCTTCCGGCCTGGATTTGCTGCAACGGCTCAAAGGACGCTATCCGCGCCTTCCCGTCATCATCATGACCGCCTATTCGGACCTGGAATCTGCCGTCGCCGCGTTTCAGGGTGGTGCGTTCGAATACCTGCCCAAGCCATTCGATGTGGATCATGCCATCGAGCTGATCCGCCGCGCCATTGACGAGAGCCTGCGCGAAGACGAAGCTGCTGCGCCAAGCGAGGCGGTGCCGGAAATCCTCGGTCAGGCGCCCGCCATGCAAGAGGTATTCCGTGCCATTGGCCGGCTTTCGCAATCGCATACCACGGTGCTTATCACCGGCGAATCCGGCAGCGGCAAGGAGCTGGTCGCGTCGGCCCTGCACCGCCACAGCCCACGTGCAGCCAAGCCCTTCATTGCGCTGAATACGGCGGCTATCCCCAGGGATTTGCTGGAGTCCGAATTGTTCGGCCACGAGCGTGGTGCCTTTACCGGCGCACAGGCCCAGCGTCGTGGCCGGTTTGAGCAGGCCGACGGGGGCACCCTGTTCCTGGACGAAATCGGCGACATGCCGCCCGAGCTGCAAACCCGCCTGCTGCGGGTGCTGGCGGATGGGCAGTTTTATCGCGTGGGCGGCCACCAGCCGATCAAGGTGAATGTGCGGGTGATTGCCGCCACCCATCAGGACCTGGAAACACGGGTGAAAGAAGGCCTGTTCCGTGAAGACCTTTACCATCGTCTGAATGTGATTCGCTTACGTTTGCCTGCGTTACGTGAACGAGGCGAGGATATTCCCATTCTGACGCGGCATTTTTTGCAGAAGACGGCACGCGAACAGGGCGTGGAACCTAAAAAGCTCTCCGATGCGGCACTCAAATATCTTGGTCAGCTGGCGTGGAGCGGCAACGTGCGCCAACTGGAAAACGTCTGCCACTGGCTCACCGTGATGGCGCCCGGGCAAAATATTGATGTAGCCGATTTGCCGCCCGAGCTGCTGGGTGCAGGCAGCCTTGCGCCTACCGGCGGCAACTGGGCGCAGTCGCTGGCACGCGAGGCGGATGCCGCACTGGGCCGGGGCGAAGTGGGGATTATCGATGGACTCACCCAGGAATTTGAAAAAACGCTCATCACGGTTGCGCTCAAGCACACCGGTGGCCGGCGCATAGAGGCCGCCAATCTGTTGGGTCTGGGACGCAACACCCTGACGCGAAAGATTCAGGAACTGGGCCTGGAAAGCAAAGACGCACCTGCAGAATAA